A part of Streptomyces sp. NBC_01210 genomic DNA contains:
- a CDS encoding hydrogenase maturation protease, which translates to MSGSPRSARIAIIGVGNEFRHDDGAAWAVIARLRERADGRPLPPGTVLSVCDGDPGRLIELWENADLAVVLDAAHAHPGHPGRVHRLELDAAELGRPRTTVSHGLGLGEAIELSRALGRLPGHLVVYAVEGADTSLGTGLSEPVAATVETLVARVEDEIVRHRDAAARGPRNIHGGGPP; encoded by the coding sequence ATGTCCGGCTCCCCACGCTCCGCCCGTATCGCCATCATCGGGGTCGGCAACGAGTTCCGCCACGACGACGGGGCGGCCTGGGCGGTGATCGCCCGGCTCCGGGAGCGGGCTGACGGCCGTCCCCTGCCCCCGGGAACGGTCCTGTCGGTGTGCGACGGAGATCCGGGGCGGCTGATCGAGCTGTGGGAGAACGCGGACCTGGCGGTGGTGCTGGACGCCGCGCACGCCCATCCCGGCCACCCGGGTCGGGTGCACCGGCTGGAGCTGGACGCAGCCGAGCTGGGGCGGCCGCGCACGACGGTTTCGCACGGGCTGGGCCTCGGTGAGGCCATCGAGCTGTCGCGGGCGCTGGGGCGCCTGCCCGGCCATCTCGTGGTGTACGCCGTCGAAGGGGCGGACACCTCGCTCGGCACGGGCCTGTCGGAGCCGGTTGCCGCGACGGTCGAAACACTCGTCGCACGGGTGGAGGACGAGATCGTCCGCCACCGGGACGCGGCAGCACGCGGCCCCCGCAACATTCACGGCGGAGGCCCGCCGTGA
- a CDS encoding bifunctional acetate--CoA ligase family protein/GNAT family N-acetyltransferase — translation MTQIHSPASTARQVHALLTDGTTVRIRQAEPADHDAVLALYEGMSAENLRRRFFTVSHLSAEQAADRLTRRDRSGYRALVAESGGQFVGLAEYEALPGSATAEIALSVADDWHHRGLGTLLLEHLVEAARQGGITAFAADALAENHEMLKVFADLGLRTTRHFDGPEVRCTVQLTLDEHYLSAVDNRASTAAVASLQPLLRPRTVAVVGAGRKAGSVGRAVLRNLRTGGFAGRLDAVNPQADAIEWVSCHHSVAELSFPPDLAVLAVPAAAVPQAAEDCGKLGTRALLVVSSGLDAHQAAALLATSRAYGMRLVGPNCLGLANTDPDLRLNATFAADRPLAGTAGVAVQSGGVGIALLDGLSRLGIGVSTFVSLGDKYDVSGNDMLQWWESDGQTDLAVLHLESFGNPRSFSRTARRVARTMPILTVDAGRSEAGRRAAASHTAAAATRTMTRQALFTQAGIIATRTIGELLDSAALLHSQPLPSGSSVAIVTNAGGAGVLAADACAEAGLRIPELGSELVAELLAGLPEGAAATNPVDATAAVTETQLQECVDRLAAHGAVDAVLVVLVPTAVAAATGDDLVRALSPGPDHRRSRTVAAVLPAQAARVELLPTAGGGFVPAYSDAADAARALAHAVTYARWRARPEGTVPELAGVDTAAAKAMADGFLAEHPDGDWLDPRATAELLGHYGIPQIPWEWAEDEEAAVAAAARLAGPDGRVVMKAHWPGLIHKSEQRAVHLDLQNASQVRAAHRDLVTRFGDLMTGVVVQPLAERGIELFAGVVQDEVFGPLVLFGLGGTATELLADHAARLAPLTDHAVHDLITSPRCAPLLFGYSGGGAVDLEGLEQLLLRLSRMACDLPQLAEADLNPVIARPGGITALDVRVRLVPRRARDPYLRRLR, via the coding sequence ATGACGCAGATCCACAGCCCCGCGAGTACCGCCCGGCAGGTGCACGCGCTCCTGACGGACGGCACGACGGTACGGATACGGCAGGCGGAGCCGGCCGATCATGACGCCGTCCTGGCCCTGTACGAGGGCATGTCGGCGGAGAATCTGCGGCGACGCTTCTTCACGGTGAGCCACCTGTCCGCCGAACAGGCGGCCGACCGGCTCACCCGGCGCGACCGGTCCGGCTACCGCGCTCTGGTCGCGGAGAGCGGCGGGCAGTTCGTCGGACTCGCCGAGTACGAGGCCCTACCGGGATCGGCGACGGCCGAGATCGCACTCAGCGTCGCAGACGACTGGCACCACCGTGGCCTGGGCACCCTGCTGCTGGAGCATCTTGTAGAAGCCGCCCGCCAGGGGGGCATCACCGCCTTCGCGGCCGACGCACTGGCCGAGAACCACGAGATGCTGAAAGTGTTCGCCGACCTCGGCCTGCGTACGACCCGCCACTTCGACGGTCCCGAAGTGCGCTGCACGGTCCAACTCACCCTGGACGAACACTACTTGTCGGCGGTCGACAACCGGGCAAGCACCGCCGCCGTGGCCAGCCTGCAACCACTGCTGCGGCCCCGCACGGTCGCCGTCGTCGGCGCGGGCCGCAAGGCGGGCTCGGTCGGCCGGGCCGTGCTGCGCAATCTGCGGACCGGTGGTTTCGCCGGCCGTTTGGACGCGGTCAATCCGCAGGCGGACGCGATCGAGTGGGTGAGCTGCCACCACTCCGTGGCCGAGCTGTCCTTCCCGCCCGATCTCGCCGTTCTCGCCGTCCCCGCGGCCGCCGTACCGCAGGCCGCCGAGGACTGCGGAAAGCTTGGCACGAGGGCGCTGCTGGTGGTTTCCTCCGGCCTCGACGCCCACCAGGCGGCCGCGCTGCTCGCCACGTCCCGTGCGTACGGGATGCGGCTCGTCGGCCCCAACTGCCTCGGCCTGGCCAACACCGACCCGGATCTGCGGCTGAACGCCACCTTCGCCGCCGACCGCCCCCTGGCGGGCACGGCCGGAGTCGCCGTGCAGTCCGGTGGGGTGGGCATCGCGCTGCTCGACGGGCTGTCCCGGCTCGGCATCGGGGTGTCCACCTTCGTCTCGCTGGGCGACAAATACGACGTCAGCGGCAACGACATGCTGCAGTGGTGGGAGAGCGACGGGCAGACCGACCTCGCTGTGCTGCACCTTGAATCCTTCGGCAATCCGCGCTCATTCTCGCGAACAGCGCGGCGGGTGGCCCGCACGATGCCGATCCTTACCGTGGACGCCGGGCGCTCCGAGGCCGGTCGCCGGGCCGCCGCCTCCCACACCGCGGCGGCAGCCACGCGGACCATGACCCGGCAGGCCCTGTTCACCCAGGCCGGAATCATCGCGACCCGCACGATCGGCGAACTCCTCGACAGTGCGGCGCTGTTGCACTCCCAACCGCTGCCGTCCGGCTCCTCGGTCGCCATCGTCACCAACGCGGGCGGGGCAGGCGTACTGGCCGCCGACGCCTGCGCAGAGGCCGGGCTGAGGATTCCCGAGCTCGGCAGCGAGCTGGTCGCCGAGCTGCTGGCCGGGCTGCCCGAGGGGGCCGCCGCCACCAATCCCGTCGACGCCACCGCCGCCGTCACCGAGACGCAACTGCAGGAGTGCGTCGACCGGCTCGCGGCGCACGGGGCCGTGGACGCCGTGCTGGTGGTGCTGGTCCCCACCGCGGTCGCCGCGGCGACCGGCGACGATCTCGTCCGGGCCCTGTCCCCCGGCCCGGACCACCGTCGCTCCCGAACGGTCGCTGCGGTCCTTCCCGCCCAGGCGGCACGGGTCGAGCTGCTGCCCACCGCGGGCGGCGGATTCGTACCCGCCTACTCCGACGCGGCGGACGCAGCCCGCGCCCTGGCACACGCCGTGACGTATGCACGCTGGCGCGCCCGCCCGGAGGGCACGGTGCCCGAGCTCGCGGGCGTGGACACCGCGGCGGCGAAAGCAATGGCCGACGGCTTCCTCGCCGAACACCCCGACGGGGACTGGCTCGACCCCCGTGCGACGGCCGAACTCCTCGGCCACTACGGCATCCCGCAGATTCCATGGGAGTGGGCCGAGGACGAAGAGGCTGCCGTCGCCGCCGCGGCACGGCTGGCGGGACCTGACGGGCGGGTCGTGATGAAAGCCCACTGGCCTGGCCTGATCCACAAGAGCGAGCAGCGCGCCGTCCACCTCGATCTTCAAAATGCCTCGCAGGTGCGGGCTGCACACCGGGATCTGGTCACCCGATTCGGAGACCTGATGACCGGAGTGGTCGTCCAGCCGCTCGCCGAACGCGGCATCGAGCTCTTCGCCGGTGTCGTTCAGGACGAAGTCTTCGGCCCGCTGGTCCTGTTCGGCCTGGGCGGCACGGCGACCGAGCTCCTGGCCGATCACGCGGCCCGGCTCGCCCCGCTGACCGACCACGCCGTGCACGACCTCATCACCTCGCCGCGCTGCGCGCCGCTGCTCTTCGGCTACAGCGGCGGCGGTGCCGTCGACCTCGAAGGGCTGGAGCAACTGCTGCTGCGGCTGTCCCGGATGGCCTGCGATCTTCCCCAGCTC